The sequence gaactgaagcacattctactaagcgaagtatcacaaaaatggaaaaacaagcaccacatatactcaccatcaaattggtgttaactgatcaacacttaagtgcatatacagtaataacattcatcgagtgtcaggcaggtgggagggaggaggaagggataggtatattcacacctaatgtgtgttGTAGGCATCAtccaggggatggacacacttgaagctctgactcgggtgggaaaaaggcaatatatgtaacctaaacatttgtacccccataatatgctgaattaaaaaaatttaaaaaagaatcaaatcacACCATGCAGATGGGGACTCAGTGGTGACAGGCACACACTTCCCTCTACTTCGGGTGGGAAGGACTTTTTCAATGATCTTGTAAACACAGTAACTGACTCCATTTTAATCCATTTCTGTCATTAATGCACtgattatcatttaaaatttttccaattatGAGTTCTTTTACTTTTGCTACATAAAATATCAACCAGAATTTAGCTTAACCCAGAAAACATGCCAGACCTACACAAAAAGCCATATTAGGGAAGACATTTCTCTTGCACAGGAGGAAAGAATTTGATACTGGGACCTCCTACCTTTCTGCAACCTATTGGGTCTAGGGCTTGGCAACATCAATTACAGGGGAAAAATgcacaaatttaaatgtttttcattgtgtttatggTTCAAGGAAGGattaaggacacatttctcaatCATATTTGACACAGCCAAAAGATGATAAAGTGAAAGTGCCCATGTTAACAACCAGGAGTTACACAAAGCTGTTAATATCTTTAACACCAGCACATCCAAAGAAAGAACTTAATAAGTTACTGCTGATTGATTCACATAGACAGAAACAATTAATGAATTACCGTTCACTTTTATAAGGATATTATATGAGGACTTCATGCAATTTTCAAATCTTGCCTTCAATAAATACAGCAGTAAAAAAGGGGTTTCTATCTATTTGTTCTTAGGTATCAGAATGTTCAAGCATAAGACCATACCACAAAcagcaattattaaatattattcttaacTGTCTTATTCTTATCAgccttatttaaatgtttttagaattGAATTCACATTAGATCAATAAGTAGAAATCAAGGAAGATAATTTTATCACAGTGTAGAGAACTAATTTGATTTTTGATACTTGAAAGGCATTGAATTTCAAGATAGGTAGTACCCACCTAGGCAAATATTAGCCTAAGCGAGATGACCAAAAGCAGAGAATATACGGAGAAGATTTCCGCCACAGTGGGAAAGTGAACCACAAGACCAAGGAGCTCTATTTGCTGTCCAACAAGCTATGCTCCCATTATTGCAATTTCACCCTGGACAGAGCATCCCTCAGAGCTTGGTGAACCTGCTTGTTCCGCAGAGTGTAGATGACCGGGTTCAGCAGCGGGGTCACCACTGTGTTCACAAGAGCAGCCTCTCTGTTGGAGTCCAGCCTGTCCCTTTGGTTTGGTTTCACGTATATAAAGACACAGCTGCCATACATCAGAGAGAGGACAATGAGGTGGGAGGAACAGGTGGAGAAAGCTTTCTGCTGCTCCTTGGCTAACGGGAGACGCATGATTGTGATGACTATGTTGCTATACGCAATGATGGTTATCATGAGGGATGCAAACAGGATAAACGAAGTGAGGCCAAAGGCCAACATTTCAGTAGATCTGGTGTCAGAACAGGAGAGATGAATTAAGGAGCCAAGATCACAGAAGAAATGAGGGATGACATTGGGACCACAGAAGGACAGCTGGGAAACCTTTAAGAACAGACCAGTAAAGAGGATGAAGGACAAAGTATAGCAGAAGGAAACCAGAAGGAAGCAAACCCTCAGATTCATGATGGTTGGGTAGTGCAGAGGTTTGCAAATGGCCAGGTAGCGATCCAAGGACATGGCAGCCATGAGGAAGAAAATTGTTGccccaagaaataaaaaagaaaaggcttgTGTGAGACACTCAGTAAAGGGAATTGTTTGCCTTCCTGAAAGGAAGATGACCAGCAGTTTAGGAATAACTGTGGTTATAAAACCACATTCACAGAAGGAGAAATTTCTGAGCAAAATATACATTGGTGTCTGGAGACGATGGTCAGCCCAGATGATGGTGATTATGAGCGTGTTTCCCATGATGGAGGCCAGGTACGCCAGCAGGTGCAACAGGAACAGCACGTTCCCCAGGTGCTGGACAGCAGGAAACCCCTCCAGGATGAACTCCTGGACTGTTGTTTCATTCCTCATCTTTATGATTATGTCCATCTCTCTGTCATCAACCCTCTTTTATCTGTTAGGCAGAAAATACTATCAttgaagaataaagaatttcatGGATggtcactatttaaaaaaaaaccatttccttgcatttgctattttaaaaactgaatcaattttgtttacatattttattaaaaattacttgaaCATTTACCATTGTTAAACTGTAAAAACTGaaggtttattttttcattttttttttttttgagaataaatTTTTTGTGTAGCTTaacttttctggaaaataatatcTCCCAATAATACTCCATACAAGGTACACAATGCAAAATTAAATCATTATCTTTTgtagacaaaaataataaaactaacagGTAACACTGAAGGCTGTCACCCCacagaaaatattctttcatggAGTCACAGTGTAAGTTTCTGCACTTCAGCTATGACATGCATTCTCTGTAGCACTACTATGTACTGCCTTTAGCCCTCTGAAGATAGAAAGCATGAAAAATCCATGTTTCTATTAACCATGTTCCAACCCATTTATTTCCTGAAGTATATTTAGCCTGAGTTCTTCACGCAAGACCCTAGACTGAGCAGGAAAGCTCACTCTCATAGTATCCATAGCTACCCATCGTGTGGGTTTAAAAGAAATCACGTCTAAAGACGGGGGATAAATAGTTACATGACTTCGTTGTGTTGACTCAATGCATAAACACACAATGGCTGAACTAAGATCTCCCTCCTTTGTTATCAACCCAGCAGAATGGAAGTGCTTCCTTCTGCTAGTAGTCATAGATCACCCTTAAACATTCCCTTTTCTGTGGAATATTGTTACGTTGGAAGTTTCCGGCGTGGTTGGAATCACACCTGGGTGCCCACTGCAGTCACTAGCGGAACAATCATTGTTTAGTAAGCCAGTACCCAGCCAGAAACCAGAGGAACTGACACTGAATCTTTGGGGAAGGGGTCTGGGCTTCCTTCAGAAATTAGTGCTCTGGGGATTCACTCACCATAATTAAATTGTACTCAGTTCTTTGCATTGGCCAAGCCTATTGCTTTCACTGTACATGTTCCACAATACTGGCTTAAATATAATCAGCCTCTGGGTTAAATATTTGACCCATTAGATTGCAAATCATCACCATGGTCAAGTACTCACCAAGATGTAGCTCACAGGAAACATCGTCTTcaattatttgcttcttttttcttccaacaaACCAGGATCTTTCTCCTACgataatggaaaggaaaaagaagaaagaacactcTTCCTTGAGATGTACCTATCTTTTACCTATACAAAAGTCAGTGGTTGGCTCATGTCTTAACTCAATAGGAAATTGTTAAGGCTAATCAATTTCAAGAAAGACACAGATTTCCAAACCCTGCAGAACAAATAGTTGCAGCTTTCCCTCATGCTGATCCTGATGATAAATCCTAGACCATTAAGACAACATAAAAGGCCCCAAATCTGCATTAGCATCTGCTGGAGTGACTCTTTAGAATTCCTCAGCGTATTCATATTCATTCTATGAGGCATGACGACACAGTCCATCACAAACATCACATTTGGTTGCTTGTGTGAACACAACCCAAATAGACTCAGGAAAAAGAGACAGCAAATGTCAAATTGCCTTGCTCATGGCCCCTGGTACTCACTTTCCCATCAACTACTTGCTCTTCACCTTTCTGCATAGATGGCTGTCAGTGTAGTCAGAAGTGAAAGTACATGTAAATGCCCTCTTGCTATATGTACCACAGGATCACTTATTATCACCAACGAGGACACTAGGGTCCCAAAGAACAAACACCTTGAATATTCATACTTAATTAGAGGACtatgaaaaaaggaaagcaacTAAAAATCACAACAGATCCCAGGGGACATTAATTGTTCACTTTCGAGAATGGAAAAATTCAGGAGAAATACACTGTAATTACCACATCACTGAGTATGGTAACATACTGCCATCATTCTCTGCACCGTTCTCTGTGAAAGTCATCAGAGGTAGATTTGGCATCGTTGGCCCGGGGTTATGAAATCTGTTAAATTCCAAACCACACTTGTCAAGAAAGTCAGGCTTAACAAAAATGCTTGTTTACAATCTGGTTGTCTTTACTTttattctggtttttgttttctaaaccaACATTTGCTTTATgcaggtataatttacatattactAAATGCCACAAATCTTAACTGTACAGACACAGGACTTTTTACATACATAAACAGCCAGGGATCCACTACTCAAATCTaatcagaaaacatttccatttcacCATTAATTTCTTATGTTCCTTCCAGTCAATATCCTACACCAACagaaaacaattattattatttctagcaTCAACTCTCAATTCCAagtgaaattaaattattatgaacacaaaatttaagatgaaaatttaaaatgtttaagatacagcaaagcaatcctcctggcacTTGAATGTCAAATACAATTTTATCAGTTTCACTCTCCCTGATCAGGTGTTATGTTTCTATAGTATTTCCTCAGTCAAATATGCTATTGTTCTGAGTTTGATTTTGTCTTCATACCAGGGGATTTAGAATGTTTACTTTTCACTGACGTGGGAGGGGAGACTTGGCCTACTCTCTACCACCGCCACCAATAAAATACCTGGCCaacgattaaaaaaaaaaattactttttcttcttcctgaacaaaacacagtatgtatttttttctttctcaccttcCTTTTTCTCAACATCTTTCTCACATTCATCTATGCTCTTCCATGTATCACTGActtattcttttctattgttttatactAGTCCACTGTAAAAGTAAAACACAGTTTTCCACTCATTGCAGGACATTTGTGTCTTTTTGAGGTCagtgctattatgaataaagctgctatagaTATTTGTAAAAGTCTTTTTGAAGATATaacattcatttctcttgggtatatgaCTTGATTTGAAAACGCTAAATGAACAACATGTCTTAACACTATAAGAAACACCAAAATAGTTTCCAAAATTGGACACAGGCTCTTAGTAGCAATGCATGGGAGTCTTCCAGGCAAGTAATAAgtttgtaaattaaattatagCATCCATGGCCATGGTCCCTTAAGGTCATGGTAACCAGGGGCTCAGATCACTCCAGCATAAAAATCAATGTTTCCCTAGAGGGCAAACGATCTAAACCCAGGTATTCTGGCCAAGGGTGAAAGAAAATCTAGACTAGATTCTGAGGGAAGGATATGATGTCCATACATGTGGCATTGCAACCGGTTGCAGCAGCAGGGCCCGTGCTTGCCACTTACTGCTGTAAGTcagtattttgattttgattttttcatttaataaatgtggCTAACCACTCCATTGAAGAATAAGAACCAGGACAGGTGGACTTCAGGTGGGGGGCCAGTGAATCTGATTAGTGTAACAGGCGGATCAAAGAACACACTGCCGGCACCTCACACATACAGCCTTGGCACTCACCATGACAGGCAACCTGTGGGTATTTACTGAAAACTCCTGCCACTCTGCCAGAGCACTATTTTCTGGCTGTGGGTGTACAATGATTCATGTACAAGTAAGGCCAGAAGGGctggagaaacagaagcaatCCTCAATCAATGATGGGTGGAGAATCGGTAAATTGAacctcaataaaattaaaaactttaacagAACAGTATTAATAATTTCCATGGGTTTGGGAGCTTTTAGGAGGTGAAGGGGGTGCAGCTATAAAAAGGACACAGGAGGGATCTTTGCATTGTTAGAACTGTCCGGTACTTTGTCTGTGGTGGTGGTACATGAACCTAAATGTCTGAAAAAATTATAACCAAGTACAAACACAGTCCCACAAGCCACCCCACCCCGAATACACATGCACGACTACAAGTAAAACTGGCAAAGTATGCAAAGAGATGGGTGTATTGTGTTAATGTCAATATCTTCAATGTGAGAGTAAACTATACTTTTTCAATACATTACCACTGGAGGAAAATGGGCAAAGTGCAGAGAGATttctatttcttacaactgcatgtgaatctacaatcgttttaataaaaatttcaattaaagaaaaaagtttagaaGGTTTAAGTGATAATACTTCATATAAAATGTTACATTGCTTACTAAAGAGAGGATGTTCAATTTCTTactctaataaaacaaaaataataatgccaaATGCTacagagaatgagaagaaactgagtcactcatgcattgctggtgggaatgcaaaattttTCAGTAACTCTGCAAAACAGTTTGTCACTTTCTTATAAAACCCAACATGTAACTAaaatacaacccagcaattgcattcttaggtatttatcccagagaaaagaaatattaaggtTGTACAAAATCCGGTACATGAATGTTTAGAGAAGCTTTACTTGTAGGAAACTACTGGAAATAGCCCTATGTCCTTCAACAAGTAAATTATTAAGCAAAATATGGTACatgcataccatggaataatattcagcaataaaaagaataaactactcATGTATGCAACAATGTGGAAGAATCCCCAGAGAATTATAACATATGATAAAAGCCAATCCCAAGGGCTACATCCTGTGTAATTctacatgcacacactcacacacacaagcacatatacatatatgtttatttctgaaaatggaaattaCAGAAAGGAAGAATAGATGTGCAGCTACAGCAGGAGGGAAGTATGTGTGGCTATGGAAGATCAACAGGAGGGATCTTTCTGGGAATGGAATATCTTGTATCCTGACCTTATCAATGTCAACTTTCTGGCTgtgttattatattatatttgccAACACTATACCATTGCAGGAAACTGGGTAAAGAGGATATGGGATATCACTGTATCGTTCTTAAAACtgtatgtgaatctacaattatcccaaaataagttgtttaattttttaaaaaaagagtttgcctttttttttcctttttctcagcaAATTAAATAAAGGCCACCCTAAGGAGCCTAGCTTTGTTCACTGGGATTTTGGATGAAGAGTAGGCTCAGCATCCCATCTTGCTAGAAGGGCTCATTCATCCCCTATGGGGTTTTATGGTCACTTCGTCCAGCTGGATTATGTGTTTACTAGAATGCAGTCCAGAGTTCTGACATCCAAGATGAAGGTATATGTTGTCCGCACTCCCAGGAGCTCTCCGTTCTTAGACTAGGTTTAGAAATTGCCTGCCTGACTTCTTTTGTGGAGAcaggagagacacagacacagctgTCCTTCGCAGACCATACCTCCAAAACATCTTTTAGTCAAGCTATTCccaacaataaaaatttcaatcatCCCCACTCTGGGAAAGTCTAAGATCCTTTCTGATCAGACTATCCCTTAAATATAACTAATTCTCAAGCATGAAAGGAAAATATGGACTTAAATCAAAAACACTAAATATCAaatcactttcttctaaaatatattatcctgttctgttccagtggtctgtgtccctgcacttgtgccaataccaagtggttttaataaccacagccttgtagtatagtttgaagtctggcaaattaaccatcctcatatagccatctaatctttgacaaagcagacaaaaacatactctggggaaaagaatccttattcaataaatggtgctgggaaaattggataaccacatgtagaagactgaaacaggacccacagctttcacttctcacaaaaataaaattagggtggataaaagacttaaaccttaggtgtgaaaccattagaattctagaagaaaatataggaaagactcttacagacattgtcctaggcaaagaatttatgaagaagactcctaaggcaatcacagcaacaacgaaaataaatgaatgggacctgattaaattaaaaagcttctgcacagccaaagaaacactcacgagagtaaacagacaacctacagaatgggaaaaaatttttgcatactgtacttcagataaaggactgataacaagaatctatttagaactcaggataatcagtaagaaaaaattgaacaaccctatcaaaaagtcggcaaaggacatgaatagaaatttttcaaaagaagatataagaatggctaacaaacatatgaaaaaaatgctcaacatctctaatcatcagggaaatgcaaatgaaaaccacaatgagatatcacttaacgtcaatgagaatggcctttatcaggaagtcccaaaacaatacatgttggcatggatgcagagagacagaaacactcatacactgctggtgggactgcaagctagtgcaactcctatggaaagcattatggagatattttaaacagattcaagtagacgtaccattcaatccagaaatcccatttttgggcatctacccaaaggaacaaaagtcattctatgacaaagccacctgtacccgaatgtttataacagcacaattcacaattgcaaagatgtggaaacaacccaaatgcccatcaattcatgagtggattagtaaaatgtggtatatgtataccatggaatattactcagctataagaaataatggtgatatagaatcccttctgttctcctggagagagttggaacccattctactaagtgaagtatcccaagaatggaaaataagtgccacatgtactcatcagcaaattggtttccctgatcatcacctaagtgcacatttgggaataacatcaattgggtttcggactgaggtggtaggtggggggaggggatgggtgtatacctacatgatgagtgcaatgcacactgtctggggaatggacacgcttgaagctctgacttggagggataggcgggacatgggcaatatatataacctgaatttttgtaccgccatgataagctgaaataaaaataaaataaaaaataaaataaaatatattatcctgggtagaacTGAagcacattctactaagtgaagtatcccaagaatggaaaaacaagtaccacatatactcaccatcaaactggtattaactgatcgacacttaagtgcacatagagtaataacattcatcgggtgtctggcagttgggagggaggaggaagggataggtatattcacacctaatgggtgctgtgcgcatcgtctaggggatggacacacttgaagctctgatttgggtggggaaaaggcaatatatgtaacctaaacatttgtacccccataatatgctgaattaaaaaaattttaaaaaatcaaatcacatgCAGATGGGGACTCAGTGGTGACAGGCATACACTTCCCTCTACTTTGGGTGGGAAGGACTTTTTCAATGAACTTATAAACACAGTAACTGACtccattttaatctatttttgtcATTAATGCACTGATTATCATTTTAAACTTATCTAATTAtgagttcttttatttttgctaCATAAAATATCAATCAGAATTTAGATTAACCCAGAAAACATGCCAGACCTACACAAAAGGCCATATTAGGGAAGACATCACTCTTGCACAGGAGGAAAGAATTTGATACTGGGACCTCCTACCTTACTGCAACCTATTGGGTCTAGGGCTTGGCAACATCAATTATAGGGGAAATATgcacaaatttaaatgtttttcattttgtttatggtTCAAGGAAGGATTAAAGACACCTTTCTCAATAATATTTGACAAAGCTAAAAGATGATAAAGTGAAAGTGCCCATGTTAACAACCTGCAGTTACACAAAGCTGTTTGTATCTCTAACACCAACACATCCAAAGAGAGAACTTAGTAAGTTACTGCTGATTGATTCACATAGACAGAAACAATTAATGAATTACCATTCACTTATATAAAGATATTATATGATGACTTCATGCAATTTTCAAATCTTGCCTTCAATAAATACAGCAGTAAAAAAGCGGTTTCTCTGATtcactgttattggcatatatgaatgcctctgatttgtgtgtattgattttgtaacctgagacattACTATATTcgttaattccaggagtctctcgGTTGAATCCTTgaggttttccagatataacatcatatcatcagcaaagagtgagagtttgatctcttctgtctctATTttgactcccttgattctgctctcttgcctgatagctcttgcaaggacttccaatacttgttgaaaagtaatggggacagtgggcagccttgtttggttccagttcgaagtgggaatgctttcaatttttccccattcagtatgatgttggctgtgggtttgtcatatatggcttgcatcatttttaggtaggttccatatatgcctattttgttaagcgttcttatcataaaagggtgttgaattttgtcaaatgctttttctgcatctattgagaggatcatatggtctttatttttgcttctatttatgtggtgaattacatttatagatttacgtatgttgaacaacccctgcatctcggggatgaagcccacttggtcgtgatggattatttttttgataagcacttggattcgatttgctaggattttattgagaatttttgcatctatattcataagagaaattggtctgtagttctctatttttgttgcatcctttcctggttttggtatcaatgttatgttggcttggtaaaacatgttggggagaattccatccttctcgatattagagaatagtttatgtaggatgggcatcagttcttctttgtatgtatggtaaaattcaggtgtgaacccatctggaccagggcttttctttttgggaaggttttttattgctgtttcgatttcagttcttgatattggtctattcaggaattctatttcttcctggttgagcctgggaaggctatgtgtttctaaaaatttgtccatttcctccacattttccagtttgtgtgcataaagattcttgtagaattcatagatgatatcgtgtatctctgtggtatcggttgtgatttctcatttcatgttcctaatggaggttattagagatttttcttttctgctcttggttagtctagccagaggtgtgtctattttgtttatatttaatttccatcttgatttcttccattatagaataatcattcaggagaaggttgtttagcttccataactttgagtaggaatgagagtttctgttaggattcattattacttttattccactgtgatctaagaagatgcatggtataatttctattttttttaattttactcagtacccttcaaaatagcaacaaagaaaataaaatatctaggaatatatttaacaaaagaggtaaaggacctctatagggaaaactatgaaacactgaagaaggaaatagcagaacttgtaaataggtggaaaatcataccatgctcatggatcggaagaatcaacattgttaaaatgtgtatagtacccaaagtgatctagagattcaatgcaatccctattaaattaccaacatcatttttcacagatatagaaaaaataattatacactttgtatggaatcagagaagaccccgtatagcaaaagcaaatttaagcaataaaaacaaaatgggaggtattaatttgccagacttcaaactatactacaaggctgtggttcttaaaactgcctggtattggcacaagtgcagggacacagaccagtggaacagaacagaaaatccaaatataaaaccatccttatatagacatctaatctttgacaaagcagacaaaaacatactctggggacaagaatccctattcaataaacggtgctgggaaaattggatagccacatgtagaagactgaaacaggacccacagatttcacctctcacaaaaatcaaatcacggtggataacagatttaaaacttaggtgtgaaacgattagaattctagaagaaaatataggaaagactcttacagacattggcctaggcaaagaatttatgaagaagaccccaaaggcaaccacagcaacaacagaaataaatgaatgggacctgattaaattaaaaagcttctgcacagccaaagaaacagtcac comes from Eulemur rufifrons isolate Redbay chromosome 28, OSU_ERuf_1, whole genome shotgun sequence and encodes:
- the LOC138376493 gene encoding olfactory receptor 6C74-like, which produces MDIIIKMRNETTVQEFILEGFPAVQHLGNVLFLLHLLAYLASIMGNTLIITIIWADHRLQTPMYILLRNFSFCECGFITTVIPKLLVIFLSGRQTIPFTECLTQAFSFLFLGATIFFLMAAMSLDRYLAICKPLHYPTIMNLRVCFLLVSFCYTLSFILFTGLFLKVSQLSFCGPNVIPHFFCDLGSLIHLSCSDTRSTEMLAFGLTSFILFASLMITIIAYSNIVITIMRLPLAKEQQKAFSTCSSHLIVLSLMYGSCVFIYVKPNQRDRLDSNREAALVNTVVTPLLNPVIYTLRNKQVHQALRDALSRVKLQ